The Chryseobacterium sp. JV274 sequence ATCCAGGCAGGGAGCAAGTATTGACGCTTTTCAGTTTGCTCATGAACTTTTCATGCATAATGTAAAGAAAGGATTGAAGATATTTGATAAAACTGAAATGATAAAAGTGGAGGAGCATAAAGGTTTTAACCTGGTTACGGTAAACAGTGGATATCAGATCAAAGCAAAAAAAATCATTTACTGCATTGGTTATGAAAGTAAAAATTTACTGAAAGAAAACTTTGTGAATCTGAAAAGTACTTATGCTGTGGTTTCTGAAATAGACAAAGACAAGTTTAAAAATATAAGCAGTACATTGGTCTGGAATACTGATGATCCTTACCTCTACATGCGGACTACCGATGACGGAAGAATTCTTATCGGTGGGGGAGACGAAGACTTTTATGACGCTGAAAAACGGGACACTCTCCTTAATAAAAAAGAAAAAGAGATTCTTAAAAATCTGAAGAAAATAAAGCCTGATTACCATTTTTACCCTGATTTTGTATGGGCAGGAACTTTTGGAGAAACTAAAGATGGTCTGCCTTATATCGGAGAACATAAAAAACTGAGAAACTCCTATTTTGTATTAGGTTTTGGAGGAAACGGAATCACTTTTTCAGTAACGGGAATGGAGATGGCTTCTCTATTTATGAAAAATAAAAAACATCCGCTGTCAAGATATTTTAAGTTTGGGAGGTGATACTGGAGTTTTTGAACCACAAAAGTCACAAAAGTCTTTAAGCACTTAAGTTATTTTAAGCTACTGCTAAATGTTTAAGGAGTGCACTTAAGTTTCTGAAAACCTTCGATTTTTAATCTATCCATAAAAACTGTTTAGATTCCTACGGAATGACACAATTGGAACAGCTGTTTATTTATGCAGGTTGTCATTCCGTAGGAATCCTGGTTAAATTACTTGAAAAAATGTAATAAATAGATACTCCAACAAATACTCCAATTGCAGACGCTTAATTCCCATCCTCTGGAGGGTGGCGAAAATTCAAAGAATTTTTGACGGGGTGGTTTACATGTATTAATAACATAAAAAAGCGGGTAAAACCCGCTTTTAAACTACAAACTATACCCGTTCTTTTTTGCCAGTTCAACAATAGAACTCTCAATTGCTTTTCCCAGGTCATCAGAATCATCAGTGCCTCGTTTTTTCATTTCTCCGTCAATAAAGGTCTGGCGCTTTTTGGAAAGCTCTTCAATTTCTTTCTGAATTTTATCACGAGCGGCAGACTTTGCCGTGATCGTTTTTTGAATTTCTTCCTTGCTTTTTCCTTTCAGCTCGGCAGGAAGTTCACTTTCTTTTACATTGGCAATAAATCCGGCATCCTTTTCGGCCTTATCCACCAAATCCCAGTGATCATTTTTGTAAGCATTCTTTTTAGATTTGGCAACGGCCCTTTCCACTAAGTTGGATGCTGACTGTGATTCAGCGTTTTTATCCTGCGTGATCTGCTTTAGTCTGTATTCCGAACCGTGGTTTCCATAATAGATGTAAGTATCGTTCAGCTTTGCATTGCATTCGGAAATTTTGATATCGTAAGGCGTTTCAATATAGATTACTTTTCTGTCACTGTCGATATTGAAATATTTTCCACCTCCCAAAGACGCGCCGTTTTGCCAGAATGTCTGGATTCCTTCTTCCCGGCTTCCGCAGAAAATAGTGTTGGTGTAAATGTTTTTATCCTTTGCTTTTGAAACAACATCCTTATAATTTATTTTTCCCTGATTGAATGCTTCATTCCCTGCAATATAAATCAGTTTCATACTTTTATCATTGCTGTCCCAGTTCAGGTTGGCAGAAGCATCACGGATAACAGCACCGCAATATTCACTGCCGCCATTGGTTTTTAAGGCAAATAGTTTTTCGGAAATAAGATCAAGATCCTGAGTAAGAGGAGCAATCTGGCGGATATAATTTTCATCGCGGATTCCGTCGTTGCCATATTCATACAGGGCAATTTCAATCTGGGGCGCTTTTCCGTTGTACTTTAAAGTGGTCAAAGTATTCACAATATTCCACAGTCTGGATTTTGCCTGATCAATCAATCCGTCCATACTATTGGAAGTGTCCAGTAAAAGAGCGACCTGAATTTTATTGTCCTTTACAATTGAGCTGGACGGAATCAATGTTACTGGTACATTACTTTGTATAGAGCGGTTCTCCGGAATATTGCCAGAGCTTAAAAAAGCTGTACCCGCTGCAAGTGCTAAGATTTTTAAAGTTGTCATATTATTATTTATTATTGGTTATCTGCTGTAATATTGGATCTGCATCTCTTTAGGATATTTTACTTCATAAGAGAATGTAATCTTCTCAGAATTGCCTGAACCTATGTTTTTGTTCCACAGGATACTTCCCGTTTTATCATCAAGGTTTCCTCCACCCAAATCCAATGTTTTGACCAGAATCTTAGAATTTTCACTGATTGGGAGCTGGTCAAGAACTTCCAGTTCAATATTTTCTTTCGTATTATTTCTGATACTTATCTGGTAAGACTCTGTTTCCCATTTGTTAGAATTCATTGCCTTTTGAGAAGTTTTATCTTCAAGCTTAATTCTTTTTACTGTAATTCTTTCATCTGTTCCCAGAGAAATCGGGAATTCGTCTTTCACATAATTGCTGGTAATATTGGTTTTCCCGATATAATTATCATCAAAGTAAATATTGGCTTCTCCATTGATGAGGTTAAGATTCTGCCAGTTCTTTATAAAAGCCATCAGGAATACCTGATTATTAAGTTTAGGAACGGTGTGGTATTTATAAGTGGCATCAATTTGTTTTTTATCCAGAATGACATACTGTTCTTTTTCCTGGCTTACTATGGTCTGATTGTAATTAAGCTCATAGATCACATTCATCTGGCTGTCAGAAACTGAAGCTACAGGAATCTGACTTGGCTTTGCAGCAATATCTTCTCTCATTTGATAGACATTAGCTGCTGAAGTTTCCTTTTTAGATTTATAAGCTGCCACTTCCATCTGAGAATTGTATGGTGTATATTCAGCTACGTACAGCGGAGATAAAATAGGTCTGTCCTGGTTGTATGAAGGTCTGTAAGTAGAGACAAACAACTTTACATTTTTCCAGTCCTGTCCGGTCTTCTGATAAATTTTACCTTTATAAACCATTTCAAGAGGTTTCTTGACAGACTCAGCACGCAAATCATAAGAAGGAATCCATCCGGCATCAGAAACAATATAGCTTATCCCAAGATTCAGATTGGTTTCGTTATCTGCAAGAATTTCAAGCAATAGCTCTCTGCGGTTGGTATTTTTATGCGTTTGCTCCTCGGCAGACTGCTTGTTGAGTTTTGCGATACTTTCATCCAGAACCGTTTTCTGTTCGTCCAGAAGAAATACCTGGCTATCGATTTCCAGCATTCGTTTTCTATAAAATTCCGTAAGCTTAATAAGCTGTTCCTGCGGAGTAGATTTATCATTGGTGGAGACTTTTAAATTGTCATTAATGATCCGTTGCTCTCCCATCAGGTTTTTGATT is a genomic window containing:
- a CDS encoding NAD(P)/FAD-dependent oxidoreductase, whose product is MDLKSNEPFWLLKNGLLASYPSLKSNEECDVLVLGGGITGSLIAHQMIENGYNTILIDKRELCNGSTSATTSMLQYEIDVPLYELIEKIGIKGAVLSYKACSDAIDTLEKLSKMIKSNAGFKRKKSLYFASKKKDAEWLKKEYEVRKENGFEVQWLDAEQILEKFEFKNTYGGILSRQGASIDAFQFAHELFMHNVKKGLKIFDKTEMIKVEEHKGFNLVTVNSGYQIKAKKIIYCIGYESKNLLKENFVNLKSTYAVVSEIDKDKFKNISSTLVWNTDDPYLYMRTTDDGRILIGGGDEDFYDAEKRDTLLNKKEKEILKNLKKIKPDYHFYPDFVWAGTFGETKDGLPYIGEHKKLRNSYFVLGFGGNGITFSVTGMEMASLFMKNKKHPLSRYFKFGR
- a CDS encoding VWA domain-containing protein, with protein sequence MTTLKILALAAGTAFLSSGNIPENRSIQSNVPVTLIPSSSIVKDNKIQVALLLDTSNSMDGLIDQAKSRLWNIVNTLTTLKYNGKAPQIEIALYEYGNDGIRDENYIRQIAPLTQDLDLISEKLFALKTNGGSEYCGAVIRDASANLNWDSNDKSMKLIYIAGNEAFNQGKINYKDVVSKAKDKNIYTNTIFCGSREEGIQTFWQNGASLGGGKYFNIDSDRKVIYIETPYDIKISECNAKLNDTYIYYGNHGSEYRLKQITQDKNAESQSASNLVERAVAKSKKNAYKNDHWDLVDKAEKDAGFIANVKESELPAELKGKSKEEIQKTITAKSAARDKIQKEIEELSKKRQTFIDGEMKKRGTDDSDDLGKAIESSIVELAKKNGYSL
- a CDS encoding DUF4139 domain-containing protein, which codes for MKRYFLLLIIFLAAFSKAQEIKKEIEVKQATVFLQGAKVFGSTNVSLQKGRNTIRIVNLPNNLDENTYKINLEKNTTLLSITPQNNFLKNDELSDNEKKLETETKKLQRQVSLLNIQIKNLMGEQRIINDNLKVSTNDKSTPQEQLIKLTEFYRKRMLEIDSQVFLLDEQKTVLDESIAKLNKQSAEEQTHKNTNRRELLLEILADNETNLNLGISYIVSDAGWIPSYDLRAESVKKPLEMVYKGKIYQKTGQDWKNVKLFVSTYRPSYNQDRPILSPLYVAEYTPYNSQMEVAAYKSKKETSAANVYQMREDIAAKPSQIPVASVSDSQMNVIYELNYNQTIVSQEKEQYVILDKKQIDATYKYHTVPKLNNQVFLMAFIKNWQNLNLINGEANIYFDDNYIGKTNITSNYVKDEFPISLGTDERITVKRIKLEDKTSQKAMNSNKWETESYQISIRNNTKENIELEVLDQLPISENSKILVKTLDLGGGNLDDKTGSILWNKNIGSGNSEKITFSYEVKYPKEMQIQYYSR